The DNA segment TCCGCGACGGTGAGCAGCGGGAAGATCTCGCGTCCCTGCGGCACGAAGGCGATGCCCCGGCGCGCGCGCTCGGAGGGCGCCATGGTGGTGATGTCCTGCCCCTCAAAGCGGATGCTGCCCTTGGCGACCGGGGCCTGCCCGACAATGGCACGCATCAGGCTGGTCTTGCCCACGCCGTTGCGCCCCAGCACGCAAGTCACCTTGCCGGCCTCGGCCTTGAGCGACACACCGCGCAACGCCTGCGCGGCGCCGTAGAAGAGGTTGATGTCGTGAACTTCCAGCATACGCTCAGCGCCCCAGATAGACTTCGATGACGCGCTCATTTGCGCTGACCTGGTCGAGCGTTCCCTCCGCCAGAACCGAGCCTTCGTGCAGGCACATCACGCGCACGCCGAGATCGCGCACGAAGGTCATGTCGTGCTCGACCACGACGACCGAGTGACCATTGGCGTTGATCTCACGCAGCAGTTCGGCGGTCTGCGCGGTTTCCGCGTCAGTCATGCCGGCCACGGGTTCGTCCACCAGCAGCAGCTTGGGATCCTGTGCCAGGAGCATGCCGATCTCCAGCCACTGCTTCTGCCCGTGGGAGAGATTGCCGCCGAGACGCCCACGGTGCTCGGTGAGCTTGATGGTCTCGAAGATCTCGTCGATGCGCTCGCGCTCGAACGCGGTCTCCTTGCGAAAGATATTCGCGAGCGCGGCGCGCTGGCCCTTCAGCGCCAGCCGCAGATTGTCGAGCACGGTGTGGCTCTCGAACACGGTCGGCTTCTGGAACTTGCGCCCGATGCCGAGCGTCGCGATCTCGGTCTCATCCAGCTTGGTGAGATCGGTGGTGCCGCTGTTGAAGAACACGTCGCCCTTGTCCGGGCGGGTCTTGCCGGTGATCACGTCCATCATCGTGGTCTTGCCGGCGCCGTTCGGCCCGATCACGGCCCGCATCTCGCCGGGGTCGACGGTGAAGGAAAGCGCGTTGAGCGCGCGGAAACCGTCGAAGGTGACCGTCACGCCGTCGAGATAGAGCAGCGCCTCGGTCAGCGCTTCGGTCGAGCCCCCCTCCGGGCCGGTTCCGGCCGCCGGCATGTCGGGAGCAAGCGTTTCTGTGTCGCTCATGGCGTGTCCCTCACTCCGCGGGCCTGGGTTCGGCGATGGGCTCGCCAGCCTCGTCGGGCGGCGGGTTACGCCTGTCGCGCCACTCGTAGAAGGTGCCGATGATCCCCTTGGGCAGGAACAGCGTCACCGCCACGAACAGCCCGCCCAGCATGAACAGCCAGTACGGGGCGAGGATGCCGGAGGTGAAATAGGTCTTGGCGTAGTTCACCAGCACGGCGCCCAGCGCCGCCCCGACCAGTGTGCCGCGCCCCCCCACGGCCACCCAGACGATGATCTCGATCGAGTTCGCCGGCGAGAATTCGGACGGGTTGATGATGCCGACCTGCGGCACGTAGAGCGCCCCCGCGACGCCCGCCAGCATGGCCGAGGCGACGAAGGCCACGAGCTTGTAGTTCTCCGCCCGGTAGCCGGTGAAGCGCACGCGGGTCTCGGCATCGCGGATCGCGATCAGCACCTTGCCGAAATGCGAGCGCACCAGAAAGCGGCACAGCACATAACCGAGAATGAGCGCGAGTGCGGAGAGCGCGAACAGCGCGGCGCGCGTGCCGTCGGCCTGGATGTTGAAGCCGAGAATGTCCTTGAAGTCGGTCAGGCCGTTATTGCCGCCGAAGCCCATGTCATTGCGGAAGAAGGCCAGCAGCAGGGCGAACGTCATCGCCTGGGTGATGATCGACAGATAGACGCCCGTCACGCGGGAGCGAAAAGCGAACCAGCCGAAGACGAGGGCCAGTGCGCCCGGTGCCAGCACCACCATCACCGCGGCGAAGGGGAACATGTCGAAGCCATACCAGAACCAGGGCAGTTCCTTCCAGTTCAGGAACACCATGAAGTCGGGCAGGACCGGGTCGCCATAGACACCGCGCGTGCCGATCTGGCGCATCAGATACATGCCCATCGCGTAGCCGCCGAGCGCGAAGAACGCGCCCTGGCCGAGCGAGAGGATGCCCACATAGCCCCAGATCAGGTCGACCGAGAGCGCGAGCAGCGCGTAGCAGAGATATTTGCCGAGCAGCGAGACCACATAGGTCGGCACATGCAGTGCGGTGTCCGGCGAGGTGAGTAGGTTCAGCACCGGCACCAGAATGGCGGCCGCGACGAGAATGCCGACGAAGATCAGGCCGCTGGTGCCAAGCAGGGCCGGCGGGCGTGTATCGGTCGTGTTCATGCCTCGATCGACCTCCCCTTGAGGGCGAACAGGCCGCGTGGCCGTTTCTGGATGAACAGGATCACGATCACCAGCAGCGCGATCTTGCCCAGCACGGCGCCGGCATAGGGCTCAAGCAACTTGTTGGCGATGCCCAGCGACATGGCGCCGACCAGCGTGCCCCACAGATTGCCCACGCCGCCGAACACCACGACGAGGAAGCTGTCGATGATGTAGCCCTGGCCGAGGTTCGGCGAGACGTTGTCGATCTGCGACAGCGCCACGCCGGCCATGCCGGCGATGCCGGAGCCCAGGCCGAAGGTCATGGCATCGACCCAGTTGGTGCGGATGCCCATCGAGGCCGCCATGCGCCGGTTCTGGGTGACCGCCCGCATCTCCAGCCCGATACGGGTGAGCCGAAGCACGGCGAGCAGTGCGACGAAGACCAGCATCGCGAACACGATGATCCACAGCCGGCCGGACGTGATGGCGAGCTGGCCGATCTCGAAATTGCCGGACATCCAGCTCGGCGCGCCGACCTCACGGTTGGTGGGCCCGAATATGGTGCGGATGGCCTGCTGCAGGATGAGCGAGATGCCCCAGGTCGCCAGCAGCGTCTCCAGCGGCCGGCCATAGAGAAAGCGGATGACGGTGCGCTCGATGATCACGCCGATCAGGCCGGTGAAGAGAAAGGCCAGCGGGATGGCGATGATCAGCGACACGTCGAACAGCGCCGGATTGTAGGTGCGGATCGCCTCCTGCACCACGAAGGTGGTGTAGGCGCCCAGCATCACCATCTCGCCATGGGCCATGTTGATCACGCCCATCACGCCGAAGGTGATGGCGAGGCCGATCGCGGCGAGCAGCAGCACGGAGCCGAGCGACAGCCCGTACCAGACATTCTGCGCCACGCCCCACATGGCGAGGTTCCGCTCGATGCCGGCGATCTCCTTCGCGGCGGCTTCCTTGACCTCGGGGATGGCGTCGTTGGGCACGCTGCGCAGCACGGCGAGCGCGTCCTGGTTGCCCTCGGCACCGACCAGCTCGATGGCCTTGATGCGCATCTCCGGCGGCACGCCTTCCTTGCCGATGATGATGGCGGAACGGGCCAGCGTCATCGCCGACTTGACCCTTGGTTCGGCCTCCTTGGCGAGCGCGGTCTCAAGCGCGGGAAGCGCCGCCTCATCGCGCGAGCGCAGCACCGCCGCCGCCGCGTCCAGGCGCTTGGCGGCATCCGGGCTGGTCAGGGACATGGCCCCGTTCGCCGCTTCGATGGCGCGTCGGACGCGGTTGTTCACACGCACCGGCTTCACCGGCCCGGGATCCGCGACCGGCTCAAGCGAGACCGGGTCGAGCAGTCCCTTGTCGCCCTGGATGAAGAGATGGCGCGGGAGGGAGGTGCTATAGACCAGCTTGCCACCCGCCAGCGCCGACACGATGCCGGTCGCCGCCGGGTTGCCGCTGAGGGCGAGCGCGCCCAGCGCCGACTCGGTGGCGCCGTAATTGTCCTGGGTCAGCTGGGCAAGCGGCTCGCTGATGTCCTGGGCCGAGGCGCGGCCGGCATGGAAAAGCGTGGCCATGGCCAGCAGGGCGGCGAAGAGTGCGCAGGTCAGGCTGCGGCAGCGTGCGCGTGAGATCATCATGATCCATCGGTATGGCGCTGCGGGTGCCGGAGCAGGTCCGGCGGCGAGGGAAAGGCGGTGCCGTCTTTCCCGGAAAGCGCGGGGCGGTTGCCGGCCGCCCGAAGG comes from the Ancylobacter pratisalsi genome and includes:
- the urtD gene encoding urea ABC transporter ATP-binding protein UrtD translates to MPAAGTGPEGGSTEALTEALLYLDGVTVTFDGFRALNALSFTVDPGEMRAVIGPNGAGKTTMMDVITGKTRPDKGDVFFNSGTTDLTKLDETEIATLGIGRKFQKPTVFESHTVLDNLRLALKGQRAALANIFRKETAFERERIDEIFETIKLTEHRGRLGGNLSHGQKQWLEIGMLLAQDPKLLLVDEPVAGMTDAETAQTAELLREINANGHSVVVVEHDMTFVRDLGVRVMCLHEGSVLAEGTLDQVSANERVIEVYLGR
- the urtC gene encoding urea ABC transporter permease subunit UrtC, which encodes MNTTDTRPPALLGTSGLIFVGILVAAAILVPVLNLLTSPDTALHVPTYVVSLLGKYLCYALLALSVDLIWGYVGILSLGQGAFFALGGYAMGMYLMRQIGTRGVYGDPVLPDFMVFLNWKELPWFWYGFDMFPFAAVMVVLAPGALALVFGWFAFRSRVTGVYLSIITQAMTFALLLAFFRNDMGFGGNNGLTDFKDILGFNIQADGTRAALFALSALALILGYVLCRFLVRSHFGKVLIAIRDAETRVRFTGYRAENYKLVAFVASAMLAGVAGALYVPQVGIINPSEFSPANSIEIIVWVAVGGRGTLVGAALGAVLVNYAKTYFTSGILAPYWLFMLGGLFVAVTLFLPKGIIGTFYEWRDRRNPPPDEAGEPIAEPRPAE
- the urtB gene encoding urea ABC transporter permease subunit UrtB; translation: MMISRARCRSLTCALFAALLAMATLFHAGRASAQDISEPLAQLTQDNYGATESALGALALSGNPAATGIVSALAGGKLVYSTSLPRHLFIQGDKGLLDPVSLEPVADPGPVKPVRVNNRVRRAIEAANGAMSLTSPDAAKRLDAAAAVLRSRDEAALPALETALAKEAEPRVKSAMTLARSAIIIGKEGVPPEMRIKAIELVGAEGNQDALAVLRSVPNDAIPEVKEAAAKEIAGIERNLAMWGVAQNVWYGLSLGSVLLLAAIGLAITFGVMGVINMAHGEMVMLGAYTTFVVQEAIRTYNPALFDVSLIIAIPLAFLFTGLIGVIIERTVIRFLYGRPLETLLATWGISLILQQAIRTIFGPTNREVGAPSWMSGNFEIGQLAITSGRLWIIVFAMLVFVALLAVLRLTRIGLEMRAVTQNRRMAASMGIRTNWVDAMTFGLGSGIAGMAGVALSQIDNVSPNLGQGYIIDSFLVVVFGGVGNLWGTLVGAMSLGIANKLLEPYAGAVLGKIALLVIVILFIQKRPRGLFALKGRSIEA